TCGACGTTGGACGTTCGATGTTCGACGTTCGACGTTCATCTTTCAAAACAATTCCGTACGGCATGAATGTAACCTGTGAACGGTTACAATTATTTATATCAAAAAAACGGGTCCTGTGGCACAAAGCATAGTCTTGTCGAGGTTCGCAGGACCGCCAAGAATCCCGTCAGGCGACGTGCAAGAGGAATTCCTCTTTGCCTCCTCACATCTAACCCTGCATAGAGAGATTGTCAGGCAGTTAGGCAGCAAAAATGGCTACAGAATACTCTGTTGAAGTTGTCAGGGAACTTGAGAACGAGTTCCGGGCCGCGGGGCTGCGCAGGCCGATGCGCGTTGAGCGTTACGAGCCCGGCGCCGAGTTGGTCTACGATGTCACAGGAGTAGGCCGGCCGGGCAAGGGACGGGTTCATCTGGTTGTTGAAAAGTTTGTGGGTGGGGGATTTGCCGGGCAAGTATACCGCGTGAGGATTCTGGATGTCCATCTCCAGTCCGGACAACTGGAAGGGCTTGAGGCCGGCAAAGTTTACGCGATAAAGATCCTTGTCCCGCCTACGGGTTTCTCACGCCTGTTTCGCAATACTCTGTACTGGGTTGGTTTCCAGGGTCCGTTTCAACTTCAGGTCAACCCTGCGGCGGCAAGGGCCGGCGCGCTCTGGCAGAAATTCATCCGTCGGGGGGCCAACATCAAGTTTGGCAGTGAAATGGCGGTTGTCGACATATATGCAACCTTTACGGACAACAAGCTCGGGAGCTGCGGAGAGTTAAGCGAGTGGGTGGATGGACGGACTTGGCATTTAGAGGTTGATGAGCGCATGGATCTGCTGAAGCGCTGGACCAGGGGCCGTGAAGTCGATGCCGGGAGTCTTGGCTCACCGGAATACCGAGCCAAGCGTGAGTTCATGCACGAATTCGTTGATCTGTTGCATGACATGGGGGGACATGAGTTCGCCAGGCAGTATGAGTGGTCCACCTGCAAGAGTCAGCCCAACTGTCTGAAACGAAATGACAGCGAGACATCTCCAGCCGTAGGATTGGTGGCGGTCGATTTCCGGGCCGGTCTCGCCCTTCTGCCGTTCTTGCCCATGAGCCCGGGGGATTTCAAGCTGATAGCCAAGGGGCTTATGCGGGGAAGTCTTGTGCAATTCGACCGGGGCGATATCGGGAGGCTGGAACGCTTCGTTGATGCTCACAAAGACGAGTTCTCCGATATGCGCCGGATGCTGGAGGAGTTAAAGGCGGCTGAGCGCGTATATCGCGATTCGGTCCCGGATATTACACACAACCATCTTCGTCTTTTCTATGCAGGAGGCCTGTGGTCGCAGATATTTGACAGCGCAGTGACAGGCTGGAAGGTCAGAAATCTTGTTGATGAAAGTTGCCAGGAAAAACTGCAGGGCAACAAAGCTTTGACGTTGCTCTTTTTTTTAATCGGGCTCCTGCCGCTGTTGGGCCGGGTTTTAAGGCGCCTCTGGGGCCGACCGAATTGGCGGGAGCATTATCGGGGGCTGCTTACCAGTTTCGATTATCTGCGGCGTGCAGTACGGGCAAGAGTCGCTGAAAAGCTCATCGGCTGGCACAGATCAGGCCGACTCGATGGTGAGCATGCCCTTAAGGCGGCAAAAAATGTGTGGCCTATCTTTTATCATGTGCCGCTCTCGGTGCTGCCGGCTGTGCTTCACAGATTCTTGACCGACTGGCGGTATGCCAAGGAGCGCCTGATTCATCTTGCCATTCGGCCTGTGCGGCTCTATTTTGACAGGGAACTGCGGGAGCAATGGCTTCGCGATATGGTAGCAGAAGGCAAGGAAAAACGAATACTTATGAAGCAAGACGCAGGGGTTATTCTGTCCCAGATTAACGAGCCGTTCATACAGAAGTATCTCAAGTGTCTTGCAGTGCACGTATGCACGTTACCGGTTACGCAGATTGTCTCTTTGGTGGTTGCGATCGCATATGTTGCGATGCATCCCGAGATGCCCAGGGTGCAGGCGTGGGGTATCGGGCTTGGCATCATAGCGCTGTTTCAGGTTGTGCCCATTTCGCCGGGTTCGCTGGCTCGAGGGCTTTACGTGCTCTATCTGGTCATCAGGGAGCGGAACTTCAAGGACTATAATATCGCCGTGTTTCTTGGTTTTTTCAAATACATAGGTTATTTGGCTTTTCCAATCCAGATGGGGTATCGTTATCCCGCGCTGGCACAGTTCATGGCAGCGCATTGGGCCACCGAAGCTGTTCACACGGTTCCGGTGTTTGGCGAAAGGGGGGCTCTGCTCGAACGCGGGGTCTTTTGCTGGTTCTACAACTGGCCCTTGACCATACAGCGTCGTATGCGCAAGCGGAGCCAAATACGGGCTCAAATGCAACCTCGATACTGGCATATCGCCCTTTGCGCCACGGCAGGCTTGGGGATATTTGCGCTTGCGGACTTTTTCTACGTTAAGAATCTCGGAAAATTGCCGGGCTTAAATGACATCTGGTGGCTTGCGGCGCTGGCGCCGTTGCTTTGTGGCGCTGCAGTGACTTTGGGCGCCCGCGGGGCCACGCTGGCGAAACGCATTATCGGAGCGGCTGTTTGCGGTGGCGCTGTCGGCGTGTTCTATGCGGCTCTCTCGGCCATCCTCGCCCATGAAGGGCCGATTGGGTTTGGTGAACTGGCGACAGCTTGCCTATGGCGGGTTTTTGTTTTTACGATTTTTTCGATTATCGGGGCGGTTTTAACGGAACTGAAGTTGCCGGAACCGGACTGACATCAGCTGTCGGGCAAGTCGTATCAACCCTGAGGTTTCAACATAGTCTCCATGACCCTATCATGAAGCAGCGGCCGAAAGGCCTTGATCTTTTCGTTTGTCCGGCCCAAGTGAACTCTGTTGGTAAGGAGAATGACAATCACGCCCTTTTCAAGGTCCATCCAAAATGACGTGCCCGTAAAACCGAGATGACCGACACTGTGATCGGAAAAATACCTGCCGCTGCTCGAATCCGGCCGTGTGGGGGTGTCAAAGCCCATTGCCCAACTACCTACATCACTCTGGCGCTGAAAAAAAACTTTAACCACATCCCGGTGGAATAGACCGGCGTTAGGCTTTCCGGAATAAGCATTTAAAAGCTCCTGCAACAGTCCGAACACTGCTTGCGCTGTTCCAAACAGACCGGCATGTCCTGCAACGCCCCCCAGGGCGTACGCATTGTCGTCATGGACCTCGCCATCCAGGATCTTGCCCCGCCAGGGGCAATCTTCGGTTGCCGCGTACACACGACGGTCCTGGTTCGGCCCCTCACCCAGGGGGTTAAAGAAGAGATCCCCAATCCCCAAAGGGCCGTAGACAGATGTTTTCACGAACCGATCCAGGAAATGGTTGGTGACCGTCTCGAAGACCCACTGGAGGATCATAAAGCCCAGGTCGCTGTACAAACAGACCGTTACTGGCTCATGGATGCGAGGTTCGGAGAGGAGTAAATGCTCCAAGGCCCGCTTGCGGTCTTTTTGCGGGAGTACTCTCAGCTTTTCATAATACGGTTGATAGTCGGGCAGGCCCGAGGTATGGGCAAGGAGCTGGCGGATACTGATGTCTTTCTTGTCCGTATCTGAAAATTCGGCAACGGTCGTGCCCAGGGGTTGATCCAGGTCCACCCTCCCCTGCTGGACCAGCAGCATGACGGAAACTGCCGTAGCCAGCGGCTTGGTCAAAGATGCAAGATCAAAGACCGTATCGGTCGTCATGGGCCTTTCAGGCAAAAGTCTGGCACGGCCAAACGCCTCCAAAAACAAAATGCTGCCTTCTCTGGCAACAAGGAGCGCGGCTCCCGGGAAAACCCCCTCATCCACGCCGCGCTTCATCAGATCTTTTACGGTTCTCATAAATACAATGGTCGAGATTCAAAAGACTTTCAGTACAACTGTCTATTTTCTTGACAAGATTAACGGGATGGACTGGATTATATTATTTTTGTGAATCAAAACTATCCTGTAATGCTGTCAAAAGGTTTTTTTGACAGGTGAACTATTACCGTTTCCCGAAGTAGCAGGCTCCTGAAATCGGAGGCTGCCGTCTTCGGTATCCATGGCCGCTTGAAGCCCCACAGGCACGGTGAGGTTGTCGGCGCCGTGCCCCAGGTCAAAACCCGCCAGAATGGGCACTGCACTTTGGCGAAAGGCCTCTTTCACAATGGCATACACATCTTCAATGGGGCCACAGTCTTGAAAAGATCCGAGAAGAACGCCTGCCACTGCGTCAAGATGACCTCCAAGGCTGAGTTGAGAAAGCATACGATCAATCCGGTATGGCGCCTCTGCCCGGTCT
The DNA window shown above is from Deltaproteobacteria bacterium and carries:
- a CDS encoding serine hydrolase, which gives rise to MRTVKDLMKRGVDEGVFPGAALLVAREGSILFLEAFGRARLLPERPMTTDTVFDLASLTKPLATAVSVMLLVQQGRVDLDQPLGTTVAEFSDTDKKDISIRQLLAHTSGLPDYQPYYEKLRVLPQKDRKRALEHLLLSEPRIHEPVTVCLYSDLGFMILQWVFETVTNHFLDRFVKTSVYGPLGIGDLFFNPLGEGPNQDRRVYAATEDCPWRGKILDGEVHDDNAYALGGVAGHAGLFGTAQAVFGLLQELLNAYSGKPNAGLFHRDVVKVFFQRQSDVGSWAMGFDTPTRPDSSSGRYFSDHSVGHLGFTGTSFWMDLEKGVIVILLTNRVHLGRTNEKIKAFRPLLHDRVMETMLKPQG